The sequence below is a genomic window from Mytilus edulis chromosome 2, xbMytEdul2.2, whole genome shotgun sequence.
ctttcaaacacgtgtaattttataaacaaatacacgtggtaatgtttacatgtacataccggtgtacataactttaataaatatatttataaagcacctgcacgatctgttcgtgaaatgtcctaaattatattcacctattttagtatatatttcacagctggatggctttaggcgcgataaaaccccgctcgcatctcttactttgttttattagtattatgtatttctgaacatacacattttaactaattttcttcattttcttcaaaaataaaaaaaagttcgtctgtttatttatcattctacattagacatttatggcatatacagtaaaaatgatattttaggatccgcactttacatacactgagtCAGAACGTTGATAAACTTATCATATGATTAGTAATTAATACAACGATATCGCATTTTACTGGAAAactaaaattcattttcaatttgaaacGAAAAGAGTTGTCTCGGAGGAAATCATTCAAAATATACTGGTGCTAGTTTGATTTTCTATCAAACAGAAAATATAGAATATGGGGTATCCATCTATGACACAAATCTGTACAagtacatgaaataaaataaaagcaaagaaAAAGCTCTTTTATTGCTTATAGTCCTCACAAATTGCAAGTCAAGCCTTCAACATTAAACAAATAATCTTAACTCAATTCAAGTTTAAGACGGCTTTGTATGATCTTGTATCGTTTTCAGCAGAATATTTTGTAAGCTGGTGGTCACGCCAACTCTATGGTTTGAAGAACATAGCTAACCGGTCGTAATAttaaaacgaaataaatcttaaaaacaaatcaaacatttATTGTCAGGATTTAGCCTccgtattattttgttttcacaCGACATGCGAACGGAAGAAACCGcgaacaaacaaaaataatataattgtCATATTGGTCGCGTAAACCGAGCGCGTAAATGACCGTCTTTCAGAATCATCACAAAATCAACAAAGCTTTCGATACCTCATCTGTTTGTTGACACACGTAAGCATGCAAATATCACAACATagccatttaattttaattttatatggaTCGATAATTCCAAATGACATAACTTACGTTgtacaattttaaatatattttcataattcattaatACACGCTAGGTTTAATTGTATAACCATTATTGACCGTCTTGCCTGAATGATCATTGGTGCATCAGGATTTATCTCTCTTTGTACTTTGTTGTAGTGACTGTTTTATCTATATCAACATAACTAGCAAGATATTGAAGAATGGTTACATTGAACAACGTGTTTATATTCATTAATGCTATTGTTATAGTACTGATGGCTATGTACATATACCAGAATGAAAGAAAAATGGAGCGAATTTCACCCAGGCATAAGCCAACAAGTATGGAGATGTACAAAAAATTGAGGACAATCTTGAACTTTATTTAAACTTCCTTGTTTATCAAGAAATATACATTTAACGCGCAGGAAGCACTTTAAAAATGCagaataacagtagaaaattaaatatccataAAAAAAACCATCTAAACATGTTTATTAATCTTAACTTATTTATTCTTGAAATAACGCAGAACATTGCTTTTTGTGTTTGATGCGagtatttagatatatattttgcTGTTTCGAATTCAgtagttttaaaatgtgtattatcatacaTGATAAGATACTCTTTGTTTTTTACGCGTAAATTACAAAAGAATTTTAAAGTACAATGTACAAAATAGTTGTcgaaggtaccagaattataatttagtacgccaatattttggccacgagcatcactgaagagacatgttttgtagaaatgcgcatctggtgcaacaaaattggtatcGTTGATTTtattagtacgtcagacgcgcgtttcgtctacacacgACTCATCAAATACGGCTTAGTTGtcctatatttcatttcaaatagCTTTTGTTAGAAATATGATTTTGGTTACTTGTATAGattttgattgaaaaattatACTGCAAATATGCTACGATATTAAAAGAATAAGAAGGTAAATTCTCTGCAGAAGGGAAAGAAAGAAAACACAGAGCAATGTTTTCTAAAATTTGTTTAACATATGACTCGTAGATATATTCCAATAGCCGTTGTAGTATAACTTTgtgagggaaacacataaaagGGAACTTTGCTGTTCCCCTTTTGCCAGAGTATTGTTAAATTCAACTCTATAACAAATATGTTGATTGTTATGTCATCTTGTTGCACTCTCATGGACGTATTCTTCACATCTATAGCTAGTAAAATTCTTTACGGAGGAAATTGTCGAATGCCAGGGACAATCGATTGATGGCTTAAAGGTCTACACTTTGATAAGACTAGCAAGAGATTTTCAAGATTATTTCGGAACTTAGGCTAAAATTTGTTTTCTGGCATATGTATGTAGTactaaattgaaagaaaattccTGTCAATTCATTCTGACCACTTTTTTAAGTACTTCAAAGTGATTTATTTGGCGACGTCAACTTTTTGAATACATTTATTCAAAACGTCTTCCGCCATTTTCTTTTTACAGCATATTTGCACttcattttaaagaagaaaaaacagtATGCATTTGGTTACCAATTATCATTGGTATGGTGTTTATCTCGTTCATTATATTATGTGTATTCATATTAAATATGTAAAAGCTAGGAGATGATGGTCAATCTAACTTTGTATAAAGGGGACTTCCAAACTATAATAATGATATATCCAATGTTGAGAAaagaagaaaataagaaaatattacagaaaatataagcaattattctatatttttagctgaaaagtttTACTTTTTAGTTGTTTGCATTGCCCTCTTTTGAGGTACCTATTGTCAAGTTCGTTATTTCTACCATTATAAATAGCTACATAGGTTTATTTGTGCATTTGCCCTTTATGTAAATTCATGGAATACCGCCATCTTTGATTGTACAATCGCAGTAAACAATAGGGATAGGTCTTTGACCTAATCTGCAAATTAAAAAACAGATAAGCAATTTATATGTTAGACTGtctttttaaagaaataacaggagtaggtccagtaagaccctcTTTTGGCCCCTGAATATAGCAGTattacaaaattgttcaaatgtaaacttttagttatttattgggcAGAAAAatgtttctgctacataaatatgggctgtttttgacaatacaatgcacatatattgggtgctagcaccattaagtcatgcttagttactgaaatcttcacaattccagtattttagttaaattttagacggtttccgtgtaaaacgaaagtggccgcattcgtgttcatccaaaatattgaaatggaagttgtatttgatgatattacataacatatataaagattgaggatgaacacggatgcggccactttcgtttttgacaaaaaaacatctgtaAAGTGACATTTGTTTCGCATAGtttgtagatttttcatatttgagcttaaatcggatcgtttttaatgactaaataagttaaacaaaattacataaattaattgaatcatatgaaatagacacttaagtgttaacaaagtgttcaaaatctttcgtcagatggaactgaaatttgaggccaaaatccgtccttaccggacctacatCTTTTGTGATTTATTGCATTattgaaaatgtttgaataaataccgattatttgtatttttagaaTCATATTTCAACTTGGAAATTTTGAGGGGAGATAAGTGAAATCGACTATTTTCACACACTTTAAATATAGGAGTAGTTATTTCTATTGTTTATCATGACAATGCACATTTTCGTTGtatttttcaaaagtaaatatCAAACGTCGACTTCACTCTTGAAAAAGAATCGGGAAAAAAATAACACATTCAACATATTGTTATTTGTATacattgttgaatatttttttcagcgATTGAGCTGTATATATAATATGTGTTTATTGTCAAAAAAAATAGGCAACCAAGAAATCTGTAATGACAATCCAAGTTATACTTTAAGATCTGCAAATATGTAAACCATTTTAGAATCATTCAATGAATACATTTGGTAACTGGATATATGAATTGTAACCAGCCCAGCTACATGTACGGTAATGCGAAAGACAGGAATCACTAACTTTTTAAGTAAAATTACGTAGTCTTTTGGTGAAAAAAGGAATCAATTGAAACCTTAGCCACGAATGAAACTGTCTATTCATTAGATCATGCACAATTGAAACGAACATGTTTTGCAAATAATGAAAGGGAAAAGAAGCGGGTAGCTTTTCGTACCTAATTCCTGTTTGTATTTTACAAAGTTTCAGATAAGAACCACCTGATCACAACCACCCCCTTCCCCCACAAAATATATAGTCAGGACACCTATCCGTCTCAACACGCCTTGTCAGAGACGGAGCAAATATTAAGTCTTAGGAAGGTTATTCAGAATAATATACACGACTGTTTTGGAAATGAACGACAATAAAATCTAAGATAAAAATTGCAGGCGTCATTGCATTGGTAGCATTAAACTGGTTCATGTGTCTCGCTAGAATTGCCAAGTGGGAGGGTAATAACAAATCATCCTGACTCCCGTTATATTTCTAGTTCGAAGTTGCAGTCGTGAGAAACAATGGCAATTTGAACTGACGGCTGAAAATAGTTCGgagtattctcagatctgtacttctTTCGTTGAGACGTACAAGTactcggccacgtccactctttgtttttgttagatgtatttctatgtgTATCCAACTCATGATTTATatcactgggtcaatgccactgatAATGGATGTTTGGTCCCtgagggtataaccagcccagtagtcagcacttcggtcttgacatgaatatcaattatatggtcatttacAAATTTCCTGCTTACTAAGTTATgaacttttcaaaatattaaggATTTTCCTATCACAGGCATAAATTACCTAACTCgcatttggcacaatttttgggaattttgtgCCTTCAATACTCTGCAACTTCTTACTGTCttgtttgtataatatttttgatctgaccgtcactgatgagtcttatgtaaataaaacgcgcatctggcatattagattataatcctgatacctttgttAGCTATTTTGGCTAAATTTGGTCTCAAAGTTGAGATCAAAATTCCCTTTCAAAATCAAACCACAATAAAATGGCTTAAGCGTTATGACGTCGCAATAAGggtcaaaacaaacaaatatatagccTGAAGCTTTCAAAATGTCATAATTATTTCGACTACGAACAGACTGgtctaattattaaaaaaaaaaacgttgaaaaGACATatgaaataattgtcaaattcacaatttttttaGGTCCatcaatttgtctttttttttctataaaacagtTGATTGAAGGATCTACCAGTATTGAAAAACCTCGCCAGGTCGACATTTAACGACGCTTcgctaaaaaaacaacaacatgttattcaatttttttctgtttgttataaatatatgaatatatatatatagagagagagggAATTTAATTCTATTACAAATTCATATTCTGGATACAGTTATTTCGTATTTGATATTAATGGTAATCGTGTGGCATAAAGTAATATGTGTGGCTTATAGTTTATTTTTGAAACCTATTGAGGAAATcaaatattcataattttatatACTAAATCGTTCTCACTTTTTGTTGTAGActgtacaatgaaatatattgttttcatcaAAACCATAAGGTCTGAATGATAATCATGATATCATAGTTAACGTATTAGCAATCATGCAAAGTTTCTTTATTTCCTCAACTATTgcatattaaatttttttaataatcataATTGAGCTCTATTAACCAAATGAAATGGACAAACAAaccaataatattttcaacatctAAGTATTAGTTGAACTTACCAGGATAAGAAAATTCCAAGCTGTAAATAGAAAGTTTCTGTCCGTCTAAATGATACAAATTTCACCGgtttaaataatacaataaaacCGGTCTCAAAACGTATTTTTTAATTAATGGACCAGGTTTTGAACAGGAACCACAGTCGAAGTTCACACATTACATGTATCAGTTGTAATAAACATATACATCTTGAAACACACAATTTGGTAATGAAACATGCATATCGCGTAGAATTAGGATTCCAATCGTcaactttttaaaacttgaaaaaaagttacgAGATGACAGGATTATAATAGCACGTCAAATTGTTAACAGTGAGTTTttaattatatgtatttttttagatGACAAGGCTGggtatttattttctttgaaatttgacAGAAAGTGGACTAATTCATCACTGTTCCTGTCTGATGATAATACAATACTGGGTAATTATTTCAATAAGGAGACATCAAATCCCGTGAATCACCCGGAACAGTTTACCAATTACGACGGAACAATAGGAGATAAATGCTTAACTTCTGCAAGTAAAATATACTTTGATATTAAGTTCTCGTACGAAGTATTAGTTGAACTGGATTCAAAAGATTTAGTACTTGAAGTAGGAGTTGCTAGTCGTGAAAAAATAGATATTAATCATTATGTAGGACCCCACGGGTGGTCGTTTTACATTAGTACATGCGAAACTAGCATATGCCTTACAGCCCAACGTGGTACTATGACCATAGTAAAGATAACAAGCAGCAGTAATACAGCTGGTACAGTGGCCACTGGAAGACTTGGATTCTTCATTAACATGGACCGCAATGAATTCTCCGTTATTGACAAGGACAGTTCCAAAATATTGTTCACGTTTACAACAGTAGTTTCCGCTGATCAGCTTTGTCTAGCGTTTGGTGTCTATAATCGTTCTCATCTTCAAGCAAAACTGGAAATTATGTATTCTTACGATTTCACAAATCTTCCAATTATCAATGTTGTGGCGTAGATAACAGGAACACTTATAGTGGGAATACTGCACCAATCTAGTATGATCTAAATACACTTAATCATAAGTCTAATATCACATATTGTGAGGGACAATATTCCTTTTTAATAGTGCAGTATTCCAGTcataaaacaaaactaaatattttagtATTCGATCCACCTTAGTCAAATTCATTCGGCTCTGATGGACGCAGTCAAGACGCTATATTATTTTTCGTAAtcttgtgtatattttgtttgaatgaGTGTGAATTTAATAGAATCCCAGTTGACAGCACAGATACCAGTCTAGAACCAATAAATGTGGAGTCTTTATAATTTTACCCTCGTGTAAATGGatgttacaaaaatgaaaaatgtgctTAAGTAAGTGTAATTTCAAGGGTGCATGTGAATAAAACTTTTTGGTTCTATCAAATTCAGGCTGATTCTATGATGTATATGCTGAATGAGTAAACGGTCCAAGTCTGAGTAAGAAATTGAATTTTGCAGTCAACATATGATGAATTTAAAATATGTCCTACAAGTTTGATGGAACTTTATTCAACTAATGGAGAAATAATTAGGTCCCGTTCATCGTAGTGGGTTGTCATATCATTTTAGCTGCATGTTTACGTTATTGCAAAAAGTAAATCGATCTATAAGGTCTTCACCAAATTTGCAAATGTGTGAGGAATTGACACTTCGAACTACTTTGACATATTCACATTTCGATGATAATgaaacatacaaaaaatattcACCTCAGATACTAACAAAACCTTCGAATagacttattcagaagggatataatcacaatactgttgtcaagtcattaaagattgcatattttggcgttaatattgagtcactgataaggtctttgcatcggaactaaacacatttattataaaagCAGTTGTTGGCATTACACGGGTTATGgacttctcatatatgttattatTGTAGGAtattaaacccctaacgggaaggattgtgcctgatgttcatatgatgaaatcataatctttcagtcagtttaattgaggtctggagctggcatgtcagttaattgcAAGTATTATGTTGCtatctatgtattattgtcattttgtttattttctttggttacatcttctgacatcggactcgaacttctcttgaactgaattttaatttgcgtattgttatgcgtttactttcctacattggttagaggtatagggggagggttgagatttcacaaacatgtttaaccccgccgcatttttgcgcctgtccaaagtaaggagcatctggcctttgttagtcttgtattattttaattttagtttcttgtgtacaatttggaaattagtatggcgttcattatcactgaactagtatatatttgttatggggccagctgaaagacgcctccgtgtgcgggaattccttgctacattgaagacttgttggtgaccttctgctattgtgtttttttatttgatcaggttgttgtctctttgacacattccccatttccattctcaattttaaagaaataaaacacaGTTTCCGATCTTCAATATTAAAAACTCAGAACCTTGAATCAAAATTGAGTtcattttaacatttgttttatgaaatataaTACAGAAAACACAAACAAGTCATGTTGTAATAATTAAGTTGCACCTCAACAATTATTTGTTCCACagatacaaatatttaaatgtttgttcgatcgtccgtccattcgtctgtctgtcctgcttcaggttaaagtttttggtcgaggtagttttgatgaagttgacgtccaatcaacttgacactcaCAGTAATTGAATTCTGATGCATTGACAAAAAATCATGCTTTATGTCCAATATGTCATTTTCATAGTTTAATCTGTGAGGCGAATATTCCGTAACAGTCAACCAACTTAAAATGGCGTTCGTAGAACTTACGAAGAGATTATTTCAACCCCATGGAACTTTTGATTTGGAGAGTCCTTTTGAgcataaattgtaaaaattacaaTTGATTAGCTTAAGTTATTTGtattgtcgtaaaattttgttagCAACCGACACTCATTTTGAATTGACACCATGGAATATCCCAATAGTATTGAAAGTAACGTTAAACACTAATCAATCAAAAACCCTTCCCTatttttatgagttttgaacagcggtatactactgttgcctgtatttaGTAAGGCTGACAATATAATCATCTTAAAGAGATGGGAAACGTTTTTAATTTAAGTGTTCTAACATACTGTTGGCAAATGCTTTTGTAAGCAATAGACAATTATCTAAATCACAgctttttattaataaaatgttgaTGAATTTCTGCTTATATCTGGTCGTGTCCTGTGTCTTTTTTCATTAAAAGAGATTTAGGTTGGTGTATTGCCTGTAAGCTGGATTTGCAACTGAAACCCAACTCTTAAGATTTTGAAATCAGCTAAACATGTTTCATGCTGTATTTCAAATCAATACGAAGCAGATTGAAATATGTGTAAGAATGACAGGGTTAACGTAGTAATATGACCATCTGTTCATGCCCTGTAGAATAAGATGCCCTATAATCCACACTCAAATATCGATAGAAAATCAACTCCTTTATGTATTTCTGTTGAAAGACAATACAATAACAAGACAGATACCCGACAGACACTGGATGCATGACACAATCCATAACATTACAGTTCAGTTGCAAATCAACAGACATAATATAATGTGAAGTTAATTTACCGATAGCCATTCTTTTCTGCATGCAGAATAATGACTGGGCAACAATAGATACTGAACAGTTTGATCATTCGAATCAAAGTGGGCACTTTGTAATTTAGTGCAGCGACGCATGGTAATGCAATATTTATACCTGCTTAGGGTTTATTTCCCTCTCACCATAGAATTTTAGTCAGAACGTTGATAAACTTATCATATGATTAGTAATTAATACAACGATATCGCATCTTACTGGAAAactaaaattcattttcaatttgaaacGAAAAGAGTTGTCTCGGAGGAAATCATTCAAAATATACTGGTGCTAGTTTGATTTTCTATCAAACAGAAAATATAGAATATGGGGTATCCATCTATGACACAAATCTGTACAagtacatgaaataaaataaaagcaaagaaAAAGCTCTTTTATTGCTTATAGTCCTCACAAATTGCAAGTCAAGCCTTCAACATTAAACAAATAATCTAAACTCAATTAAAGTTTAAGACGGCTTTGTATCGTTTTCAGCCGAATATTTTTGTAAGCTGGTGGTCACGCCAACTCTATGGTTTGAAGAACATAACTAACCGGTcgtaataaatgaaataaatcttaaaaacaaatcaaacatttATTGTTAGGATTTAGCCTCCgaattattttgttttcacaCGACATGTGAAAGGAAGCAACcgcgaacaaaacaaaaaaatataattgtcattttggggaaaaaaacatttaagtCGCGTAAACCGAGCGCGTAAATTACCGTCTTTCAGAATCCACACAAAATCAACAAAGCTTTCGATACCTCATATGTTTGTTGCCACACGTAAGCATACAAATACCACAACGTAgccatttaaattttatatagatcGATAAATTCCAATTGACATAACTAACGTTgtacaattttaaatatatttttataattcattaaTACACGCTAGGTTTAATTGTATAATCAATATTGACCGACTTATCTGAATGAACAGTGGTACATTAGAATTTATCTCCCTTTGGACTTTGTTGTACTGACTGCTGTATTTATATCAACATAACTAGCAAGGTATTGTGGAATGAATGAAATGAACAATGTATTTATATTCATCAATGCTATTATTATAGTACTGATGGCTTTGTACATATACCAGAATGAAAGGAAATTGGAGAGAATAGCAGCTAGACATGAGCAAACAGGTATGGGGAAGTACaacaatttaaaattcaaaattaaacttcTTCTTTAAACTTCCCTGTTCATTGAGAAATGTACATTACACGCACAAGAAGCACTTTAAAATGCAAAATAGGAATAGAAGAATATCAGATAGACATAAAACATCTTTACATGATGTTAAATTTGACCTTATATTATATTCAAGAAAATACACATAACGTTGTTGTTTGTGTTTGATGCAAGTATTTAAATGCATATTTTGCTGTTTCGAATTCAgtagttttaaaatgtgtattatcatgcACAATATATACTCTTTGGGATACGCGCATATTACAAAAGTATTTGAGTGTACATAAAACTTGTCCTATATTCCTTTCCAAGTGAAGTACGTGGTATAGAAATTGGTTTGTACTTGGTGAAGATTTTACTTGCAAAACTAACTGCAAATATGCTTCAAGATAAAAGAAATAGAACATAAATGCTTTGGGGCGGCTAGAAGAAAACACAAAAGAATGACAGaacgaaatatttcataaaagtgAAATGAGACATGTCTTGTTAACATATGACTATTCAATATATTCCTATAGCCAAAAGGTTTTAACAATTTAGGAGTTTGACTTTGTGAGTGAAACAAATAATGAGGACCCTTAAAACTTTAATTAACAACACATTTTGGATCGTAGGTGGCGGCAAAGGTGTTTCTAAAGGTTTTAGGTGTAAAAATtacacaaaatcatcatattttgacaatatgTCGAAAATGGGCTTACTTTGGAAAATATTATATACTCCAATGCAAGGAATGGATGTATTAGGcattttgacttttgaaataCATATTCACGAACCGAATTTTGACCTTCTGGTGTTTATTGATAAAGTtgatttttcatatcattttgtGTCGTAAGTGAACCTATCCTTTACGGGTAGACTTGATATAGATAAAttcgtataagaaaagcaaaatgagtatgttaaatttgatgtatgcgtTTTTTTGCTTCTTCgttaaatttgttgttttcatagtgatattaagatgacaacacaatattgactgctgtaccgctatttttgacattttaactctttgagtatgtttgttttgttcatgcatcgttgacaatgtaatggaatttgatatgTTTGtcctacaagtgagaggtttagctagctataaaaccaggttcaacccaccattttctacattagaaaatgtctgttccatgtcaggaatatgacagttgtaatccattcgtttgatgtgtttggacttttgattttgccttttgattttggattttcctttttgaatttttttcggtgttcagtatttttgtgtttttaccttTTCCTGTTATTGGTCGAACTATCCTGAAAAACAAcaaatctggtttttttttagaaactgcACATGTTCAGACATTGGTAAAAGTGAACAATGGAAGATATTGCAAAGTATAAATGTTCAACTTATCAATATCTAAATAGATACACACACACATATAGATATATAGCGTATATACGATATCAATGTTGCTTCTAAATGAAACCCGTATGGTTAAATTAAGATATATTGTCTGGTTGATAGTCGCATTATTggttattatagatataggaatatgtggtgtgagtgccaatgagacagctctccatccaaataacaatttaaaaaagtaaaccattaaaggtcaatgtacggcctgcaacacggagccttagatAACatcaaacaacaagctataaaggccaaaaaatactagtgtaacacaatttaaacaggaaaacaaacggtctaatatattataaaaataagaacagAGAAATTcgtataattaaattaaaaaacgacaactactgtacatcagattcctgacttggaacaggtgcAAACAGCGGGATTTAACGTTTTACTGGTACCAAActcttctccctttttctgaaacaatagcatagaatcacaacatagaacaacacacgataaaatataaattggCAGGCTTTACTCAATCataaaacgtaaattaatacaatattatacccAGTCTCCTTTTTTTGACTGcaattacattttcattttttttttaaatttgaactcTATTAACAAAATAGAATTGACAAAAACATAAACTAATCAAAAAGTCATGGTATTATTTAAACTGACTTTGTTTAAAAGACTCAAGGCAGTAAATATAGCATGTTGGTTTAAATTctctttaaattttctttatttgtaaAGGTATCAGAAATTTGTATtgatttatttcagatgacaagGCTGGGtatttatttgatttgaaatttgataGAGAGTCGACTTATTCGTCACTGTTCCTGTCTGATGATAATACAGTGCTTGGTAATGCTTTCACTAAGGAAACACCGATTCCCGTGAATCATCCTGAACAGTTTAACACTTACAAAGGAACAATAGGAGATAGATGCTTAACTTCTGCAAGTAAAATATACTTTGAGATTAAGTTCTCGTACGAAGTATTAGTTGAACTGCATTCAAAAAGATTAGTACTTGAAGTAGGAGTGGCTAGTCGTGAAAAAATAGACAGTGATTATTATGTAGGACTCCACGGATGGTCGTTTTTCATTCATAATTGCAATACTAGCATATGCCTTAGAGCCCAGCACGATATTATGAACAAATACGAAGAAGTTAAGATAATAAGCAGCAGTAATTCAGTCGGTACAGTTGCCACAGGAAAACTGGGATTCTTTGTTAACATGAACCGCAATGAATTTTCCGTTATTGACAAGGACAGTTTGAAAATATTGTACACGTTTACAAAAGTAGTATCGGCTGATCAGCTTTGTCTAGCGTTCGGTGTTTATAATCCT
It includes:
- the LOC139511801 gene encoding uncharacterized protein; translation: MNEMNNVFIFINAIIIVLMALYIYQNERKLERIAARHEQTDDKAGYLFDLKFDRESTYSSLFLSDDNTVLGNAFTKETPIPVNHPEQFNTYKGTIGDRCLTSASKIYFEIKFSYEVLVELHSKRLVLEVGVASREKIDSDYYVGLHGWSFFIHNCNTSICLRAQHDIMNKYEEVKIISSSNSVGTVATGKLGFFVNMNRNEFSVIDKDSLKILYTFTKVVSADQLCLAFGVYNPNMMETKLKIMNSYDFTNLPIINVVA